The following DNA comes from Nocardia sp. XZ_19_385.
GTGTCGCAAGCGTTTCCGGATCCACCCGGGACACGAAGGTGAGTGCGCCGAGCAGTGCGAAGGCCCCGCCGATACCCGCGGCGACCCGGTTGCGCTGCTGTCCGGCCACCCCGAGGTAGCCGATGGCGACCAGGAACAAGGCGATCGGGGCGGTCTGCACCCGCGTCGCCTGGACGCAGACTTCGAGCAGGGCGAAGGCGCCGGCTACCGCGGCGGCGATCCCGGTGTGCGCCGGAATCTTGCTTGCCGCACGGAGTTTCGGGATCATCGCCAAGGTGGCGACCGCCGTCAGCACGACCGCCGTGGCACCGGCGATGATCATGCTCGGTCCGCGGTCGAACAGGCCCGCCACCGCCAGCAGGGGAATCGTCGAGATGGCGAAAGCGACTGTGGCAATGAGGTCGCCGGGGCGCTTGCGCACCACCAGGAGGGTTCCCACCAGGCCGATCAGTGCCACCACGATCGCGGCGACGAGCACCCAGTGCACACGGTCCCGCTGCGCGGAATCGAAGCCTGCGATCGCTACGTACAGCAAGGTAGCCAGCACGGCGGGCAGGGTCCGCACCACATGCAGCGCAGGCCAGTCCTTCACCAATTGCACTGGTACGCACGTCAACTGCAGCACGATGAGGAACCCGAGCAGCACCAATTCCGAAGTCACTATGGGGGCGAGCAACGCAGCGCCGGACACGACCAGCACCGCCAAAGCCTGCGCGTTCCAGCGCAGCGCCAGCGCCACACCGCCCGCGGCGATCGCCAGAGCCAGCGCGAGACCACCCACCCGGGGCAGCCATTCGTAGATCGAAGTGACCGCAACGACATCGAGGTACGCACCGGCAAAACCGGTAGCCGCCAATGCAATTCCGCCGACGTGTCCACCGGCCCGGCCGAACACCCGCATACCGACCGCCACCAGCGCCGCGGAGAACACCACCCCCGCAAGCACTCTCGGCACCGGGCCGAAGATCCCGGCCTGCGCGGCAAGCACCAACAGCATCACAACGCCCACCAGCGTGACGCCGACACCGGCGACCGCGAGCAGCCGGCTGATCACGCCCTCGCGCTGCCACCACGGAGTACCCGCCGGTTTACGCACCGGACGAGGCGGGCGCATGCCAGGCGGCATGTGCGGTGCGCCCATTGGGGGAACCGGAGCCCAAGCCCCTTGTTGCGCACCGGACCAGCCGAACGGCGGTTGTGCAGGTCGTGGGCCATACGCCTGCATTCCGACTGCGCCGTGCCGCGGTGCCGCGGTCGATGCGCGCGCCTGCTGCCGCTGCTGCTGTGGCTGCTGCGGCTGCTGCCGAATCTGCTCGGTCGCAAATTTCTGCGGCGGCTGCGGGATCCGCGGCTGTGCACCCGGTGTCGCTGCCTGCGCCCCGACCTCTGCTGCCTGCGTCTCCGTGGCTGCCCCCTGCGTTTCCGGACGCATCGGATCGGAGGTGGGGGTCGCGGATTCCGCCTTGGAGGACTCCGATTCTGTCTGGGGGGACTCTGCCTGGATCGGTGCGGACCCGGGCAGTGGCCGGGCCGTGCTGGCACGCTGTCCCGAAAATGGTTGTGCCTCAGCCACTCCGGCCGCGACCTGGGCGCGCAATACTTCGAGATCCCGGCCGAGATCGCCCATCTGCGCGCCCATCGCGGTGAACTCTCCCGACAGCCGCGCGAGCAGCACCGGATCGATAGCTGTAGTCATGCTTCAATGCTCGACTTCGGCACCGGCCGAAACATGAGTAGAAACCCCCGCCGGGCACTCGATATCTACCCGATTTCCCGAGCTCCCGGTCCTGTCTGACCGACTCCCCCGAGGCCTCAGGGGAGTCGGTCAGCGGTAGGCGTTACGCGGTCGGGGCAGGTAACGCGATCACTCGGTGGACGGCTTCGATGACGGCCGAGCGGGGTGGCATGTGCAGGACGCCCGGGGCGGGTTCGGCGGCCCAGTGCCAGCCGAGGGTGGAGTCGGTGGTGGGTAGGAGGACGTAGCGGCCGCTCGGGACGACGGTGACCTGGTGGGCGGCCAAGTGACTGCGGACGGCGATGTCCACGGGTTTGGCTGGGCTGGGTGGGGTGACCAGGAAGGTCCAGCTGCGGCCGCCGGGGTCGGCGACCACCGGGGTCTGCAGGGTCGGGTCGAGGGCGCCGAGGACCTGGCGGCCCAGGTGCGGTGGCATGACCAGGGCGCCGAGGATGGAGCCGGTGGTGATCATGGGACGGCCCGCGAGGAGTTGCACCGGGAGGCCGAAGCGGCGGCGCAGCAGGTGCGCGACTTCGTGTGGTGAGTGACAGCTTTCGAACATGGTGCTCACCCGTCCCCGAATCCGGTGGCGGCCTCCTCCGGTAAAGCTAACCGTTCGGGGAGACGCTGGGTGTCGCGTGTGAGAGGTGCACCGATCGCGCGGTCGGCGCGAGAAATGGTGTTCGGCATGGTTGTCATTGCCGCCGCCCTTTGCTTTCTCAAAGTTGCAGAAACACAACGGTATTCCGAAGCACGGCCGAACAAGTCGTACGCAATGTCCCACTTTTACCCAGCGCTATCACCTAGCGTCGTACCCTGAAACACAGATGTAACAAAGGAATTGGGTAGATGGACGATTCGTCGATCGGCGTGCGGATCCGGCGCTTCCGCGGCAAGGCGCTCACGCAACGTCAGCTCGCCGACCAGGCCGGGGTCAGCGTCGACCTGGTACGCAAGCTCGAGCAGGGCGGACGGCAGACCGCCTCCATCGCCAGCCTCCAGAAGCTGGCGCGCGCACTGGATGTCGACATCGCCGATCTGATCGGAAAACGCCACGGTGTGCCCTCCAGCAATCCCGACGCCGGCATCGTCGCGATCCGCCGGGCTCTCACGCCGGTCGACGACCTGCTCGGCGAGGTGCCCGAAGAGAACGCCATCACCCTCGAAGAAGCTTCCCGCACAGTCGATTACGCGTGGGGCGCGTACTGGGTGGGCCGCTACGAACTGCTCACCACCATCCTGCCCTCCGGGCTCAGTCAACTGCGCGCCACCGCGCACGCCGCCCGCAACGGCGCCGTCGCACCGGCGAACGAGCAACTGGCCCGGATGTATTGGGTAACCGGCTGCACCCTGGTCCATCTCGGCCAGACCGACCCGGCGTTCCTTGCCATCCGCCAGGCCCTCACCGCTGCAGAACGCGGCTCGGACCCCTTGCTGCTGGCCACGATCCGCGGTTCCGTCGCCTGGCAGCTGCTGGTGCAGGGCCGCTACGACGAGTCCCGCCGCGTCGCCCTGCGCGCCGCCGCCGAACTCGAACCCTCCGGCGAAACCACCCCGGCCCACCTGTCGTCCTACGGCTCCCTGGTTCTGCAAGGCGCGACCGCGGCCGGCCGCGCCCAGAACGTCCCCGAAGCGCTGTCCCTGATCGAAGCCGCGGGCGAGGTAGCCCTGCGCATCGGCAGCGACCGCCGCGACTACGAAACCTATTTCGGCCCTTCCCAAGTCGTCATGCAAACCGTCGACGTCAACGTCTCCTCCGAGCGCTACGCCGAAGCCCTCGCCGCCGCCGACAAAATGCCCGCCACCATCGGCCTCCCCCAAGCCTCCCGCGCCCGCCACCTCGCCGACACCGCCGTCGCCTGGACCCGCACCAACCACCAGCAGCGCGCCCTCGACGCCCTACTCCGCGCCGAACGTGTAGGCGGCCCCGACTGGATCAAATACCAATCCCTCCCCC
Coding sequences within:
- a CDS encoding DUF2339 domain-containing protein codes for the protein MTTAIDPVLLARLSGEFTAMGAQMGDLGRDLEVLRAQVAAGVAEAQPFSGQRASTARPLPGSAPIQAESPQTESESSKAESATPTSDPMRPETQGAATETQAAEVGAQAATPGAQPRIPQPPQKFATEQIRQQPQQPQQQRQQARASTAAPRHGAVGMQAYGPRPAQPPFGWSGAQQGAWAPVPPMGAPHMPPGMRPPRPVRKPAGTPWWQREGVISRLLAVAGVGVTLVGVVMLLVLAAQAGIFGPVPRVLAGVVFSAALVAVGMRVFGRAGGHVGGIALAATGFAGAYLDVVAVTSIYEWLPRVGGLALALAIAAGGVALALRWNAQALAVLVVSGAALLAPIVTSELVLLGFLIVLQLTCVPVQLVKDWPALHVVRTLPAVLATLLYVAIAGFDSAQRDRVHWVLVAAIVVALIGLVGTLLVVRKRPGDLIATVAFAISTIPLLAVAGLFDRGPSMIIAGATAVVLTAVATLAMIPKLRAASKIPAHTGIAAAVAGAFALLEVCVQATRVQTAPIALFLVAIGYLGVAGQQRNRVAAGIGGAFALLGALTFVSRVDPETLATQRLAEQYLDLPTALAAVLGVAVLAVAVWGLRRTPTLTNDDTGRSMLLIFAGASGLYAVTAATVSLGIATGATDGFLIGHSAATILWMGAATAALLYGLRNLSGSAAVAKVALGSGLLLTAAALAKLFLFDLATLDGLVRVAAFLVVGVLLLLAGTRYARAFAEAGTRDAQSR
- a CDS encoding helix-turn-helix domain-containing protein; this translates as MDDSSIGVRIRRFRGKALTQRQLADQAGVSVDLVRKLEQGGRQTASIASLQKLARALDVDIADLIGKRHGVPSSNPDAGIVAIRRALTPVDDLLGEVPEENAITLEEASRTVDYAWGAYWVGRYELLTTILPSGLSQLRATAHAARNGAVAPANEQLARMYWVTGCTLVHLGQTDPAFLAIRQALTAAERGSDPLLLATIRGSVAWQLLVQGRYDESRRVALRAAAELEPSGETTPAHLSSYGSLVLQGATAAGRAQNVPEALSLIEAAGEVALRIGSDRRDYETYFGPSQVVMQTVDVNVSSERYAEALAAADKMPATIGLPQASRARHLADTAVAWTRTNHQQRALDALLRAERVGGPDWIKYQSLPRHIVSELLESDRRTPLRAFAHRLGVHT